The proteins below are encoded in one region of Juglans microcarpa x Juglans regia isolate MS1-56 chromosome 4D, Jm3101_v1.0, whole genome shotgun sequence:
- the LOC121259853 gene encoding uncharacterized protein LOC121259853, with amino-acid sequence MRDFPSCFGENGVQVADSSSSSAAKAAQNVVTCVYRCKLLGRSCLITITWTKTLMGQGLSVGIDDLANQCLRKVDIKPWLFSKRKGSKNLEVDSCTIQIYWDLANAKFGSGPEPLEGFYLALVFNQEMVLLLGDLKKEAYKKIEADPVLHSNAIFIAKREHLFGKRFYGSKAQFCDKGQMHDVTIECDTVGLNDPCLVIRIDSKMVMQVKRLKWKFRGNHTIVVDGLPVEVFWDVHNWLFGNAMGNAVFMFQTCLSAENLWGASHCTFDPSVLTWSCPQQISDSNSQGLVFSLVLYAWKHE; translated from the coding sequence ATGAGGGATTTTCCTTCCTGTTTCGGTGAAAATGGCGTCCAAGTCGCTGATTCATCGTCTTCAAGTGCAGCCAAAGCGGCTCAAAATGTGGTTACCTGTGTCTATCGGTGTAAATTGCTGGGTCGTTCTTGCTTGATCACTATTACATGGACCAAGACTTTGATGGGTCAAGGCCTTAGCGTTGGGATTGATGATTTGGCCAATCAATGCCTTCGTAAGGTTGACATAAAGCCCTGGTTGTTCTCTAAGCGAAAAGGGTCTAAGAATTTAGAGGTGGATTCTTGTACTATCCAGATCTACTGGGACTTGGCTAATGCTAAATTTGGTTCTGGGCCTGAACCATTGGAAGGTTTCTATTTAGCTCTTGTGTTTAACCAAGAAATGGTTCTACTTcttggggatttgaaaaaggagGCATATAAGAAGATTGAGGCTGACCCTGTACTTCACTCCAATGCCATTTTTATTGCTAAGAGAGAGCACCTTTTCGGGAAGAGATTTTATGGTTCAAAGGCTCAGTTTTGCGATAAGGGACAGATGCACGATGTCACAATTGAGTGTGACACTGTTGGGCTAAATGACCCATGTCTTGTGATTCGGATTGATAGTAAAATGGTGATGCAGGTAAAGAGGCTGAAGTGGAAGTTCAGGGGCAATCACACCATTGTGGTGGATGGCCTTCCAGTTGAAGTGTTTTGGGATGTCCACAATTGGCTCTTTGGTAATGCTATGGGCAATGCTGTTTTCATGTTCCAAACTTGCCTCTCTGCTGAGAACTTGTGGGGTGCCAGTCACTGCACTTTTGACCCTTCTGTATTAACTTGGTCATGCCCTCAGCAAATTAGCGATTCCAATTCACAAGGTCTTGTTTTCTCACTGGTTCTGTATGCTTGGAAGCATGAATAG
- the LOC121259854 gene encoding uncharacterized protein LOC121259854 encodes MGSLSLLPLSLAASLRPHLSPSKTQLSNSVFCPHLSSTTLKFVRIPSKTIAFGSNASDPGESRFLDEYGVVDDMDGYLNYLSLEYDTVWDTKPSWCQPWTIILTGVSVTASSWLIFHSVVVTIGILFLICTWWYIFLYSYPKAYSEMIAERRKRVTNGVEDTFGLGNDIN; translated from the exons ATGGgaagtctctctctcctccctctctccctagCCGCTTCATTGAGACCCCATCTTTCCCCTTCCAAAACCCAACTCTCCAACTCCGTATTCTGCCCACACCTCTCTTCGACAACTCTTAAATTCGTACGGATTCCCAGCAAAACCATAGCTTTTGGAAGCAACGCAAGTGACCCTGGAGAGTCTCGTTTTTTGGATGAGTACGGAGTCGTTGATGATATGGATGGGTATCTCAACTACCTTTCTCTTGAATATGACACTGTTTGGGACACCAAACCTTCCTG GTGTCAACCATGGACGATAATTTTAACTGGAGTATCAGTGACTGCTAGTAGCTGGTTAATTTTTCACTCAGTAGTTGTCACAATCGGCATATTGTTTCTAATATGCACATGGTGGTACATCTTTTTGTATTCTTATCCAAAG GCGTATTCAGAGATGATTGCCGAGCGAAGAAAGAGGGTGACAAATGGTGTTGAAGACACATTTGGTTTAGGCAACGATATCAATTAA